In Syngnathus scovelli strain Florida chromosome 11, RoL_Ssco_1.2, whole genome shotgun sequence, one DNA window encodes the following:
- the LOC125976713 gene encoding death-inducer obliterator 1 isoform X2 has protein sequence MEENVSPELSLAHEPEQSQDHMDSCSQGDGEERLSEPTQTIPTESDEVAEEPIEKADKSSKANNELKKTWTFRRSTVAQREMPVEAAPDNHESRYPVRRSGRQSKRTDKLEEFLSTTKRVLRKSAPPSLEGGDPPSQTPTDAETASEASFDGNADTKTAEDKPESSDRRTRSRTREQTRRASQRGRWTRQSQSATVKDEESSENEDSEDGAEPQDKDAEQSGKGAKIEDTNANKEHQPGLDMQTKEEQKKKNVKGEDQEENDDDDDEETTEKGGLLVKRGPIRTYVNKKRAASSNSTSAKGQTPTQAVGKTGKPREQEDSDDGSSSSSSSTDSDEGYDPNALYCICRQKHNKRFMICCDRCEEWFHGDCVGITEARGRLMERNGEDYVCPNCTAKKSQVIRPATSTLSLSIDLKTKACALPLPPAGGAFGDVGSMTRSVAQAQLPSTSAGGDEKGAEDIGIKGRIEKATNPTGKKKIKIFQPTVQQATPPNMGQKGAPVSEKPACPTAEPKATTEMEQEKVASNVEVKTTDTEEAGKSAAAEDVSLPKCIGPGCESNAQPDSVYCGNDCILRHAAATVKSFAEVKEPQSKDQKSSPASKREATRQTRSQKDSGEDSGSDGGDDDDAPDEDDEDAHAVEQPPPPATASWCSDHNYIAVPPEKTTPISTTVLNTKSPPKEEKQSKKQVPAHVKPSSDSKTSSKVKKTMTTRASKVSPKGKRSSSQSSSSKATKRSATPPSKAASKSKKSRTTSTPPQSPYPPGPIHVTGALRVTKTNFTIPKKQPQQKDSPSHHQSSSSSRVPSSSSSSAPSSHSSSQRSHHAASSSSSSIPPPANHQMRQNIRRSLTDILYKRVSDSDDLTMTESEVARLAVAIEKEMFNICLSTDSKYKNKYRSLMFNLKDPKNKGLFYKVIRGDLSPFRLVRLSAEDMSSKEISEWKKPDPSQSQSSSGRAHSGHSKTSSRHDSHKVDAEDAPPPSDADVCIPATASSSRMASAVDQDEPSVTASAAPQSSATEGGGSMPDIFSAMLKDTTLEHRTHLFDLNCKICTGQKTEDEIASKKSKSTRKSDQPRQEMHSASAVGQPQAATVYQQLIPPPYQPGIEPAIVVEQPQPQLYQEDPNSMAPAMQAIAPAVSSVSISRRDPRMARHSSGVTVTYTPSEKTPNTMGEPLPPPVIAPLDVATKATLPMPPAPPPLLALSKPSRTSSEPPPEGETAIFLHGQERIWKGFINMQSVAKFVTKAYLVSGSFEYLKEDLPDTIHVGGRISPNTVWDYVGKLKTSLSKELCLIRFQPATEEEEVAYVSLFCYFSSRKRFGVVANSNRRIKDLYLIPLASKDPLPSKLLPFDGPGLEPARPNLLLGLLICQKDRKRPGVPLESDEKRSKIQIKEIDETGLPKPPLPVKVDRSTRQSLDISFSTTPPGSPPVSSSGTPNVAVATPSVFSLLSTVKAPATSSVTGVESPSSSSSIPAPAATATPLQTILNTLFGKKKQDSEASNSPSDQGAESSIPHSTMIDPIVQQFAQTKDKQVEEDEDDRPYDPEEEYNPSMGYSVPIKPIEVVNKPDVVQSEGDDIAYDPEDDSIFDEVQTTVADETGKSSCDDVTDPEKILASLKQKGKLTLPKQEDKHVPATDLPGASQASPAILGGSQLMQLGKKVEELVKSATPTINQSRDPRQRESRQGTGITTKTTDELLDKEELSSNDSSTTQQSVQEPQVASVAQLPDSSQDPEKPLPMEEEKSETLPFMETLKEEVSIPLLGETLEPDLEYDYLQDNEEKMKAEQDESVQAETEVDKYSIWPNAASILKGKEESEYDDNSQDAAICSSYNEPPNSSTITSAIPVLGDTHSHYPRHHRATSDFDDDYRSQSDIPRPSSYLQSQPMHGQNPMMRPPSMSVPPPIQGISSMSAPQSVQGPPPAIHGPPPVLGPPVLGPPIQADSSHPYGLPPSFPPYQNQWTRPQLPPPQQPLSRPPPQNLLPPRVTPPLYPPIGQRGPPPQMFDPLLRPQHSAQQGPPPGFPLPPTFDGQNQLPPPRFAGPPPPFNFPGNRGPPPPFTAPPPGHFDNRLPPPSIFSGPRGPLPSQYGDPSPIQMQPPMGDQSRGPRDHYSKDSHSFTHADQHLSHPPNMFKDSSATAYRGLPPSQYDDSRGPHSIVEINPQNKFGVPRPHSPPHRGGLDEHITLRQENRNKFGGSRPHSPPHRGGLDEHMALRQENRNKFGVHRLHSPPHRGGLDEHTPLSPLQENRNKFGVARLHSPPHRGALNEHMVLPPLQENRAMRDQTQPFGGSERYRFDRFSDEARRFSDEARPVRHSGPLLPTPTEAPIAPPSHIGGHSPDIRREDFWRRHSPDVMRRTNTNREGSEPQSTEPFGHFEAGLREQVSAPAQSLEERLKELSGDCRRDRDRDNPSSARSLWERNQGKRWSREREWERSRERDTDRESSRERDRSKGKEGEKNKEAEVERHKDEDTDKRRDRDREREKDRVKDRDTDRRDYDRERGRNRDKERDRDRERDRRRDRSRSRDRDRGKDRGRDRDKEKDSDRDKDRERDREKDRDKDKDRDRDRGRDKDRDGEKERDKDPDREREKDRDVDKDRDKDRDREREKDRSREKDRSRDRDREKDRDREKDRDREKDRDREKDRDREKDRDREKDRDREKDRDREKDREKDRDREKDRDREKDRDREKDRDREKDRSREKDRDKDRERDRGRDRRDTSRTRERREDKNSKHEKSKEKEKTSVNDKNSS, from the exons ATGGAGGAGAATGTGAGCCCTGAGCTCTCTCTAGCTCATGAGCCAGAACAGAGCCAAGACCATATGGATAGCTGCTCTCAAG GTGATGGGGAAGAGCGACTCAGCGAGCCAACGCAAACCATCCCGACAGAAAGTGACGAAGTGGCAGAGGAGCCAATAGAGAAAGCGGACAAATCTTCCAAAGCCAACAACGAATTGAAGAAAACGTGGACATTCCGTCGCTCCACTGTTGCTCAAAGAGAGATGCCAGTGGAAGCAGCACCCGACAACCACGAGAGCCGCTATCCTGTTCGCCGAAGCGGCAGACAGTCCAAACGCACCGACAAACTGGAGGAATTTCTCTCCACCACGAAAAGAGTGCTACGAAAGAGCGCGCCGCCGTCCCTGGAAGGCGGGGATCCTCCTTCGCAAACCCCAACCGATGCGGAAACCGCCTCTGAGGCCAGCTTTGACGGGAACGCAGACACAAAGACGGCGGAAGACAAGCCCGAGTCGTCCGACAGGAGAACCCGAAGTAGGACGAGGGAGCAGACTCGACGGGCGTCTCAGCGCGGCAGGTGGACACGCCAATCCCAAAGCGCCACGGTCAAAGATGAAGAAAGCTCAGAGAATGAAGACAGCGAAGATGGCGCCGAGCCGCAGGACAAAGATGCGGAGCAATCTGGAAAAGGGGCCAAGATAGAAGACACAAATGCTAATAAGGAACACCAGCCTGGGTTGGATATGCAAACAAAGGAAgagcaaaagaagaaaaatgttaAAGGGGAAGATCAAGAGGAgaatgacgacgacgacgatgaggaGACCACAGAAAAAGGCGGCTTGTTGGTAAAGCGCGGCCCAATTCGTACATACGTGAATAAAAAGCGGGCGGCAAGTTCAAATAGTACGTCTGCCAAGGGACAGACTCCCACGCAAGCTGTCGGCAAGACAGGCAAGCCTCGGGAACAGGAGGACAGCGATGACGGttcctcttcctcatcttccAGCACTGATTCTGACGAAGGATACGACCCCAATGCACTGTATTGCATCTGTCGCCAGAAACACAACAAAAG GTTCATGATCTGCTGTGACCGCTGCGAGGAGTGGTTCCATGGAGACTGTGTGGGCATAACAGAGGCTCGGGGCCGTCTGATGGAGAGAAATGGCGAGGATTACGTTTGCCCCAACTGCACGGCTAAAAAAAGCCAAGTGATCAGGCCTGCCACCTCCACGCTGTCCCTGAGCATAGACCTCAAGACCAAAGCTTGTGCTTTACCTCTACCTCCTGCTGGTGGCGCTTTTGGTGACGTGGGTTCCATGACAAGATCGGTGGCGCAGGCACAACTGCCGTCAACATCTGCCGGCGGTGACGAGAAAGGAGCGGAGGACATCGGGATCAAAGGCAGGATCGAGAAAGCCACAAATCCAACAGGGAAAAAGAAGATAAAAATCTTTCAGCCG ACGGTACAGCAGGCAACGCCACCAAACATGGGCCAGAAGGGGGCGCCTGTGTCAGAAAAGCCAGCGTGCCCCACAGCAGAGCCAAAAGCAACAACAGAGATGGAGCAGGAGAAAGTGGCTTCAAACGTGGAGGTGAAAACGACCGACACGGAAGAGGCCGGAAAGTCAGCGGCAGCGGAGGACGTGTCGCTTCCCAAATGCATCGGTCCCGGCTGCGAGAGCAACGCCCAGCCCGACTCTGTGTACTGCGGAAATGACTGCATCCTGAGACACGCTGCCGCTACTGTGAAGTCGTTCGCCGAAGTCAAAGAGCCTCAGAGCAAAGATCAGAAATCCAGCCCTGCGTCAAAG AGGGAAGCCACCAGACAGACGAGGTCCCAGAAGGACAGCGGCGAGGACTCTGGGAGCGACGGAGGAGACGACGACGACGCTCCggatgaggatgatgaagacGCGCACGCTGTGGAGCAGCCGCCGCCTCCCGCCACTGCGTCATGGTGCAGCGACCATAATTACATTGCAGTACCACCAGAAAAGACTACACCCATATCAACAACAGTTTTAAACACAAAGT CCCCTCCCAAAGAAGAGAAACAGTCAAAGAAACAGGTCCCGGCTCACGTTAAACCCTCTTCTGATTCCAAGACCTCCTCCAAAGTGAAGAAGACCATGACCACTCGGGCGTCCAAGGTCTCTCCAAAGGGCAAGAGGTCGTCCTCTCAGTCCAGCAGCTCTAAAGCAACCAAGAGGTCCGCGACTCCGCCCAGTAAAGCCGCGTCAAAGTCCAAGAAATCGCGAACGACAAGCACACCGCCTCAGTCACCATACCCTCCTGGGCCGATCCACGTCACGGGAGCGCTAAGAGTCACCAAGACCAACTTTACCATTCCAAAGAAGCAGCCTCAACAAAAAGACTCTCCATcccatcatcaatcatcatcgtcgtcaagaGTCCCATCATCTTCGTCGTCTTCAGCTCCCTCCAGCCATTCTTCATCCCAAAGGTCTCATCATGCCGCCTCATCCTCGTCATCCTCGATCCCACCGCCCGCCAACCACCAGATGAGACAGAACATCCGTCGCTCCCTGACCGACATCCTTTACAAGAG GGTGAGTGACAGCGATGATCTGACAATGACGGAGAGCGAGGTGGCGAGGCTTGCCGTTGCCATCGAGAAGGAGATGTTTAACATCTGCCTCAGCACAGATAGCAAGTACAAAAACAAGTACCGGTCGCTCATGTTCAACCTCAAGGACCCAAAAAACAAA GGCTTGTTCTACAAGGTAATTAGAGGTGATCTTAGCCCTTTCCGACTGGTGAGGCTGAGCGCAGAAGATATGAGTTCCAAGGAGATATCGGAGTGGAAGAAGCCTGACCCCTCCCAG AGCCAGTCCTCAAGTGGAAGGGCCCATTCAGGTCATTCCAAAACAAGCAGTAGGCACGACTCTCACAAAGTGGATGCGGAGgatgccccgcccccttccGATGCCGATGTATGTATTCCTGCCACAGCTTCGTCCTCTCGCATGGCTTCTGCTGTC GACCAAGATGAGCCCAGCGTCACTGCTTCAGCTGCACCTCAGTCTTCTGCGACTGAGGGCGGCGGTAGTATGCCGGATATTTTCAGTGCCATGCTCAAAGACACAACGTTGGAACACAGGACTCATTTGTTTGACCTCAACTGTAAAATATGCACAG GTCAAAAGACAGAAGATGAGATTGCATCCAAAAAATCCAAATCCACGAGGAAGTCCGACCAACCCAGACAAGAGATGCATTCAGCCAGCGCCGTCGGCCAACCGCAAGCGGCCACGGTCTACCAACAGCTCATCCCACCGCCATACCAGCCCGGCATAGAACCGGCCATCGTCGTCGAGCAGCCACAGCCACAACTTTACCAAGAGGACCCTAACAGTATGGCCCCGGCTATGCAGGCCATCGCCCCCGCTGTTTCCTCTGTCAGCATCTCACGAAGAGACCCGCGCATGGCCAGGCATAGCTCCGGCGTTACGGTCACTTACACTCCTTCAGAAAAAACCCCAAACACCATGGGAGAGCCACTCCCCCCTCCtgtcattgctcctttggatgttGCCACCAAAGCAACCCTTCCGATGCCCCCTGCTCCTCCACCCTTGTTGGCTTTGTCAAAACCATCCAGAACAAG TTCTGAGCCTCCTCCTGAGGGGGAGACTGCAATCTTCCTCCATGGTCAAGAGAGGATTTGGAAAGGCTTCATCAACATGcagtctgtggccaagtttGTAACCAAAGCTTACTTGGTTTCAGGCTCTTTTGAGTACCTAAAAGAG GATTTGCCAGACACCATTCATGTTGGAGGACGCATCTCTCCAAACACAGTGTGGGACTATGTTGGGAAATTGAAAACATCCTTGTCCAAG GAGCTGTGTTTGATCCGATTCCAGCCAGCCACAGAGGAAGAGGAAGTAGCTTACGTGTCTCTCTTCTGTTACTTCAGCAGCAGGAAAAGATTTGGTGTGGTAGCTAACAGTAACCGGAGGATCAAAGATCTCTATCTGATTCCTTTGGCCTCAAAGGACCCACTCCCCTCCAAACTTTTACCATTTGATGGACCAG GACTTGAGCCAGCCCGGCCCAACCTTCTACTGGGCCTCTTGATCTGCCAGAAGGATAGAAAGCGTCCCGGTGTTCCATTGGAAAGTGATGAGAAACGATCTAAGATACAAATCAAAGAGATCGATGAGACTGGTCTTCCGAAGCCACCTCTCCCAGTCAAAGTGGATCGAAGCACACGCCAAAGTTTGGACATTTCTTTCAGTACTACTCCCCCAGGGTCTCCTCCTGTCAGCTCCTCCGGGACCCCAAATGTTGCTGTGGCCACCCCATCTGTCTTTTCTCTTTTGTCAACCGTTAAAGCACCTGCCACGTCCTCTGTCACGGGTGTGGAGTCTCCATCCTCATCCAGCTCTATCCCTGCTCCTGCAGCAACCGCCACGCCTCTCCAGACCATCCTCAACACTCTGTTTGGCAAGAAAAAGCAAGACTCTGAAGCTTCCAACTCACCATCTGATCAGGGTGCAGAATCTTCCATCCCGCACTCTACAATGATCGATCCAATTGTGCAACAGTTTGCACAGACAAAAGACAAACAGGTtgaggaggatgaagatgacCGACCTTATGACCCTGAGGAAGAGTATAACCCAAGTATGGGTTACAGTGTGCCTATTAAACCGATTGAGGTCGTAAATAAACCTGACGTTGTACAGAGCGAAGGTGACGACATTGCATATGACCCTGAAGATGACTCAATATTTGATGAAGTCCAAACTACTGTAGCAGATGAAACTGGAAAATCTTCATGTGATGATGTAACAGACCCGGAAAAGATCCTGGCAAGCCTTAAACAGAAAGGAAAGCTGACGCTCCCAAAACAGGAAGACAAACATGTGCCAGCCACTGACTTGCCCGGGGCTTCACAAGCATCCCCAGCCATTTTGGGCGGTAGTCAGTTAATGCAGCTTGGTAAAAAAGTGGAAGAGCTTGTGAAATCGGCCACACCCACCATTAACCAGAGCAGAGATCCTCGCCAGAGGGAATCTCGCCAGGGGACGGGCATCACGACAAAAACAACAGATGAGCTGCTTGATAAAGAGGAGTTGTCTTCCAATGACTCTTCTACAACTCAGCAGTCAGTTCAAGAGCCACAGGTGGCTTCTGTTGCTCAGCTTCCCGACTCCTCACAAGACCCAGAGAAGCCATTACCAATGGAGGAAGAGAAATCTGAGACATTGCCCTTTATGGAGACTTTAAAAGAAGAGGTGTCCATTCCTTTATTAGGAGAGACTTTGGAACCTGATCTGGAGTATGACTATCTTCAAGACAATGAAGAGAAAATGAAAGCAGAGCAAGATGAGAGCGTCCAGGCTGAAACCGAGGTAGACAAGTATAGTATTTGGCCAAATGCTGCGAGTATTTTAAAAGGTAAAGAGGAATCAGAATACGATGACAATAGCCAAGACGCGGCAATTTGTAGCTCCTACAATGAGCCACCAAACTCCTCGACAATTACTTcggcaattccggtcctcggTGACACTCATTCTCATTATCCGCGACATCACAGGGCAACGTCAGACTTTGACGACGATTATAGATCACAAAGTGACATCCCCCGACCATCTAGTTATCTCCAATCTCAACCAATGCACGGACAGAATCCCATGATGAGGCCTCCATCAATGTCAGTACCACCACCCATACAAGGCATCTCTTCAATGTCTGCGCCACAGTCTGTGCAAGGACCGCCACCAGCTATCCACGGTCCTCCTCCAGTACTTGGTCCTCCAGTACTCGGTCCTCCAATCCAAGCTGACAGCAGCCATCCATACGGCCTCCCTCCGAGTTTCCCACCCTATCAAAACCAATGGACACGCCCCCAACTACCACCTCCACAGCAGCCGCTCTCCAGACCACCTCCTCAGAACCTTTTACCACCTAGAGTAACACCACCACTTTACCCAccaattggccagagaggtcctcCACCTCAAATGTTTGATCCTCTTCTCCGCCCTCAGCATAGTGCACAACAAGGCCCTCCTCCAGGCTTTCCCCTCCCACCTACATTTGATGGACAGAATCAGCTACCTCCTCCACGATTTGCTGGTCCACCTCCACCATTTAATTTTCCTGGAAACAGAGGTCCTCCTCCACCTTTCACAGCACCACCACCGGGACATTTTGATAACAGGCTTCCTCCCCCTTCCATCTTCTCAGGGCCAAGGGGTCCCCTACCATCTCAATATGGTGATCCAAGTCCAATTCAAATGCAACCCCCAATGGGAGACCAAAGCCGTGGCCCCAGGGACCACTATAGTAAAGATAGTCACTCATTCACACATGCGGACCAACATCTCAGTCATCCTCCCAATATGTTCAAAGACAGCTCAGCGACCGCTTACCGGGGTCTTCCACCTAGTCAGTATGATGACTCAAGAGGCCCGCATTCTATTGTGGAGATCAATCCACAAAATAAGTTTGGAGTTCCCAGGCCACACTCGCCACCACATCGAGGAGGTCTGGATGAGCACATCACTCTTCGTCAGGAGAATAGGAACAAGTTTGGAGGTTCCAGGCCACACTCGCCACCACATCGAGGAGGTCTGGATGAGCACATGGCTCTTCGTCAGGAGAATAGGAACAAGTTTGGGGTTCACAGGTTACACTCACCACCACATCGAGGAGGTTTGGATGAGCACACACCTCTTTCTCCTCTTCAGGAGAATAGAAACAAGTTTGGGGTCGCCAGGCTACATTCGCCACCACATCGAGGAGCTTTGAATGAGCACATGGTTCTTCCTCCACTTCAGGAAAACCGAGCAATGAGAGATCAGACTCAGCCTTTTGGTGGCTCTGAACGATACCGCTTTGATAGGTTTTCAGATGAGGCAAGAAGGTTTTCTGATGAGGCAAGACCTGTTCGCCACAGTGGCCCTCTGCTACCGACCCCCACCGAGGCTCCTATTGCTCCTCCGAGTCACATAGGCGGTCACAGTCCAGATATACGGCGAGAGGACTTCTGGCGCCGACATTCCCCTGATGTCATGAGGAGAACCAACACCAACCGAGAGGGCTCAGAACCGCAAAGCACGGAACCCTTCGGTCACTTTGAAGCGGGGCTCCGAGAACAAGTTTCTGCTCCCGCTCAGTCATTAGAAGAAAGACTTAAGGAGCTCTCTGGTGACTGCAGAAGAGACAGAGACCGCGACAACCCTTCCTCCGCGAGGTCCTTGTGGGAGAGGAATCAGGGCAAGCGGTGGAGCAGAGAACGAGAATGGGAGAGAAGCAGAGAGCGCGACACCGATCGTGAATCCAGCAGAGAACGGGATCGCAGCAAAGGAAAAGAGGGCGAGAAAAATAAAGAGGCAGAGGTGGAGCGACACAAGGATGAAGACACAGACAAGAGGAGAGACCGTGACAGAGAAAGAGAAAAGGACAGAGTCAAGGACAGGGACACAGACAGAAGGGATTATGATCGCGAAAGAGGACGAAATCGCGATAAAGAGCGAGACCGAGACCGTGAGCGAGACAGGAGACGCGACAGGTCCCGAAGTAGAGACCGGGATCGAGGGAAAGACCGAGGTAGAGACAGAGACAAAGAGAAGGACAGTGACAGAGACAAAGACAGGGAGAGGGACAGAGAAAAAGATCGGGACAAAGATAAAGACAGAGATCGGGACAgaggcagagacaaagatagagATGGAGAGAAAGAGCGAGATAAAGATCCAgatagagaaagagagaaagacagagacGTAGACAAAGATAGAGACAAAGACCGTGACCGGGAAAGAGAGAAGGATAGAAGTCGAGAAAAAGACAGATCCCGTGACAGAGACCGGGAGAAAGACAGAGACCGGGAGAAAGACAGAGACCGGGAGAAAGACCGAGACCGGGAGAAAGACCGAGACCGGGAAAAAGACAGAGACCGGGAAAAAGACAGAGACCGGGAGAAGGACCGGGACCGGGAGAAGGACCGGGAGAAGGACAGAGACCGGGAGAAAGACCGCGACCGGGAGAAAGATCGAGACCGGGAGAAAGACCGAGACCGGGAGAAAGACAGAAGCCGGGAAAAAGACAGAGATAAAGACCGTGAAAGAGACCGTGGCAGGGACCGCCGAGATACAAGTAGAACCCGGGAAAGGAGAGAAGATAAAAATAGCAAACATGAAAAATCCAAGGAGAAAGAAAAGACTTCGGTAAATGATAAAAACTCTTCCTAG